One window from the genome of Bacillus weihaiensis encodes:
- a CDS encoding YeiH family protein codes for METLRQIQKKMVYPLQLNGSLLCFLLAILATLLVNIPYLTIMGPLIMACILGILWKTYIGVPLSCLPGITFTSKKLLRVGIILLGLKLNVVDLYVRGFSVFLIAFINVSVTLLVVYTLARMLKVKKTLAILTACGTAICGAAAVMAISSQIKANEKDTSIAVSIVCLIGTIFTIFYTSFYSNLHLNEVQYGMFAGGTLHEVAHAVAAAVPISSSAVEAATIVKLTRVALLIPIAFLICIFFKQDSKNDKESIPFPWFIVGFVCMSLLNSFITIPSSLLSVLIFLAYLLLTMAMSGLGLNLEIRSIKHSGINALISSFIGSLLLSVLGYLLIVWLNI; via the coding sequence ATGGAAACATTACGACAAATTCAAAAAAAAATGGTATACCCGTTACAGCTTAATGGAAGCCTCCTATGTTTCTTACTCGCCATCCTAGCAACTTTATTGGTAAATATTCCATACCTTACAATAATGGGACCGTTAATTATGGCATGTATATTAGGAATCTTGTGGAAAACCTACATAGGAGTCCCACTTTCTTGTTTACCAGGAATAACATTTACAAGTAAGAAACTACTAAGAGTTGGAATTATTTTGTTAGGACTAAAGTTAAATGTCGTTGACTTGTATGTTAGAGGGTTTTCTGTATTTCTTATTGCCTTTATTAATGTATCAGTCACCTTACTTGTCGTTTATACATTAGCTCGAATGTTAAAAGTAAAAAAAACACTAGCTATTTTAACTGCATGCGGGACAGCTATATGTGGTGCAGCAGCTGTTATGGCTATCTCATCTCAAATAAAAGCGAATGAAAAGGACACTTCAATTGCAGTCTCGATTGTATGTTTAATCGGTACGATCTTCACCATCTTTTACACAAGTTTCTACTCAAACTTACACCTAAATGAAGTTCAATACGGAATGTTTGCGGGAGGTACTTTACATGAGGTTGCACATGCAGTCGCAGCAGCAGTTCCTATTAGCTCCTCTGCTGTAGAAGCAGCTACTATTGTAAAACTGACAAGGGTCGCTTTACTTATACCAATAGCCTTTCTTATTTGTATATTTTTCAAGCAAGATTCAAAAAACGATAAAGAATCTATACCTTTCCCATGGTTTATAGTTGGTTTTGTATGTATGAGCCTTCTTAATTCTTTTATAACAATTCCAAGTAGTCTTCTTTCCGTCTTAATTTTTCTAGCCTATCTTTTACTAACTATGGCAATGTCAGGCTTAGGATTGAATCTAGAGATTCGATCTATTAAACACTCAGGGATAAACGCCCTGATTTCTAGCTTTATTGGAAGTTTGCTTTTATCAGTTCTAGGGTATTTGCTTATCGTTTGGTTAAATATATGA
- a CDS encoding LysR family transcriptional regulator, with protein MELRQLRYFMEVAEREHVSEAAQYLHVAQSAISRQIANLEDELGVTLFEREGRNVKLTPIGKVFLTHTKTAMKAIDYAKKQIDEYLDPERGSIKIGFPTSLASHLLPTVISAFKEKHPNIAFHLRQGSYKFLIESVINREIDLAFLGPVPLNNPDVEGTILFTESISALVPSTHHLANKRSILLNELRNDSFVLFPKGYILQDIVVDACKQAGFSPTISSVGEDLDAIKGLVSAGMGVTLLPESTFHESIPRFTVKIPIELPLVRRTVGIIVSNKRELAPSEKVFYQFVKEFFSMLEQYQ; from the coding sequence ATGGAATTAAGACAATTACGTTATTTTATGGAAGTGGCTGAGCGAGAACACGTTTCTGAAGCGGCACAATACTTGCATGTTGCTCAGTCAGCCATTAGCAGGCAAATAGCTAACCTTGAGGATGAGCTTGGAGTCACATTATTCGAACGTGAGGGACGTAATGTTAAACTAACACCTATCGGGAAAGTATTTCTAACACACACAAAGACAGCAATGAAAGCCATTGATTATGCAAAAAAACAGATTGACGAATATCTTGACCCAGAAAGAGGTTCTATTAAGATAGGCTTTCCAACAAGCTTGGCCAGTCACCTTCTTCCTACAGTAATCTCTGCATTTAAAGAAAAGCATCCTAACATTGCTTTTCACTTAAGGCAAGGTTCATATAAATTTCTTATTGAATCCGTTATTAACCGAGAGATTGATTTAGCCTTTTTAGGGCCTGTTCCTTTAAATAATCCTGATGTTGAAGGAACAATCTTGTTTACCGAAAGTATCTCTGCATTAGTCCCTTCTACTCATCATTTAGCCAATAAAAGAAGCATCTTACTAAATGAGTTGCGCAACGATTCATTCGTTTTATTTCCTAAGGGCTATATTCTGCAGGATATTGTCGTTGATGCATGCAAGCAAGCTGGCTTTTCCCCTACAATATCTTCTGTAGGAGAAGATTTAGATGCAATTAAGGGTTTAGTTTCAGCTGGTATGGGTGTAACTTTATTACCAGAAAGTACTTTTCATGAATCCATCCCTAGGTTTACAGTAAAAATTCCAATTGAACTTCCGTTAGTAAGAAGAACAGTTGGAATTATCGTATCAAATAAACGTGAACTTGCCCCGTCGGAAAAGGTTTTCTATCAATTCGTAAAAGAGTTTTTCTCTATGTTAGAACAATATCAATAA
- a CDS encoding LysR family transcriptional regulator → MYYDALKTFIAVVEEQNFTRAAEKLSISQPSVSVHVKNLEMEFQTQLFIRSPKTLKITPSGEILYDRAKQMVQIYENTKKDIYEQQHTIKGNLNIAASFTIGEYIIPPLLVDLYNEYPNLNFTVTIGNTNEVVKLVQLFHADIGLIEGNTEEKDVIVKPFMEDELTIIAPPTHPLKDKKKLLIDDLQNETWISREPGSGTREYVEHVIRTNGLQVNDLITISSNQGVKETVINGLGISALSTCAVKRELEQGDLIEIKPLRENLRRKFSYVLSPISDEKKLISIFLKALEVKYI, encoded by the coding sequence TTGTATTATGATGCATTAAAGACCTTTATAGCAGTAGTAGAGGAGCAAAATTTTACAAGAGCGGCAGAAAAGCTAAGTATTTCTCAGCCGAGTGTAAGCGTTCATGTGAAAAATCTAGAGATGGAATTTCAGACACAACTTTTTATAAGATCGCCTAAGACTTTGAAAATTACCCCTTCAGGAGAAATTCTATATGATCGTGCCAAACAGATGGTACAAATCTATGAAAATACAAAAAAAGATATATATGAGCAACAACATACCATAAAAGGAAATTTGAACATTGCGGCGAGTTTTACAATTGGTGAGTATATTATTCCACCTTTACTAGTCGATCTTTATAATGAATATCCTAATCTGAATTTTACAGTGACAATCGGCAATACAAATGAAGTAGTGAAATTAGTGCAATTATTTCACGCTGACATTGGCCTCATAGAAGGAAATACAGAGGAAAAAGATGTCATCGTGAAACCTTTCATGGAGGATGAATTAACCATTATCGCCCCACCCACTCATCCTCTAAAAGACAAGAAGAAGCTTCTAATTGATGATCTCCAAAATGAAACATGGATTAGTCGCGAACCTGGTTCTGGAACAAGAGAATATGTTGAACATGTTATTCGGACGAATGGATTACAGGTAAATGATCTTATTACCATAAGTAGTAATCAAGGTGTGAAAGAAACCGTTATAAATGGTCTTGGAATTTCTGCGTTATCAACTTGTGCAGTTAAAAGGGAACTTGAACAAGGGGATTTAATTGAAATAAAGCCTCTGCGGGAAAATTTAAGAAGAAAGTTTTCTTACGTGCTATCACCCATCAGTGATGAAAAAAAGCTGATATCAATCTTTCTCAAAGCGTTGGAGGTGAAATATATTTAA
- the helD gene encoding RNA polymerase recycling motor HelD: MENEKEIVSEQQRVNFTVEKVRRELSKVEGKTSVIKDDIITVRRNFWEDVTVNLDDAVEAGETATSIRQQADLLAEKEHRHRHMHRDVKKLKKLSEAPYFSRIDFHEDGERNSEQIYLGTSSFIDEETGEFLVYDWRAPISSLYYDYSLGVAKFEAPAGDIKGELLLKRQFIIRNSKIQSMFDTGETIGDELLQEVLGSHSDSKMKTIVATIQREQNKIIRNEKGKFLIVQGAAGSGKTSAALQRIAYLMYKYRDTLEAEDILLFSPNKMFNDYIKNVLPELGEENMQQTTFQQYVKQSLEPIYQVEDLFDQMEEMLTEKNELDTRNRRIMTTYKTSTKYMELLERYISSLHREGMIFKNLEFRGNFVFTAKEISIYFYDLDSSIPIPNRLKLVVERLLRKLKDIEKAEREKEWVDEEIQFLSKDEYQFYYEKLTKQKEFSESTFDDYERESKLLSRYIVKKHLSKIRKQIKKLAFVDIHAIYLRLFQPDKYSLESHSISKEQWDLFCSETVKKIKNYKMPYEDATPYLFLKEKIEGFKVNTKVRYVFLDEAQDYSVFQLHYIMHVFPRARFTILGDFNQAIYTHHTYLDPSARSSLFEKEQTENIELLRSYRSTKEIVEFTSAMIEGGERIIPFNRQGHKPVVKKCKSHNQLAAEIIEVVNSFTSYKSIAVICKSSEECLQAYELLKHKTPVHLMTKESNEFQEGLLIIPAYLAKGIEFDAVMIYNANEDNYGDLSLRKLFYTACTRAMHELYLFYINKMTPFMTSIPEDYYQKECNG, translated from the coding sequence TTGGAGAATGAAAAAGAAATCGTTAGCGAGCAACAACGTGTGAATTTCACAGTAGAAAAAGTGAGAAGAGAATTAAGTAAAGTTGAGGGAAAAACCTCAGTAATAAAGGATGACATTATTACGGTTCGAAGGAATTTTTGGGAAGATGTTACCGTGAATTTAGATGATGCAGTTGAAGCAGGAGAAACAGCAACAAGCATAAGGCAGCAAGCGGACTTATTAGCTGAGAAGGAACATCGACATCGTCATATGCATCGTGATGTGAAAAAATTGAAAAAATTGAGTGAAGCGCCTTATTTTTCTAGGATTGATTTTCACGAAGATGGGGAAAGGAACAGTGAACAAATATACTTAGGTACTTCATCTTTCATAGATGAAGAGACAGGGGAATTTTTAGTTTATGATTGGAGGGCTCCTATATCAAGTCTATACTATGATTATTCTTTAGGAGTTGCTAAATTCGAAGCCCCCGCAGGTGATATTAAGGGAGAATTGCTACTTAAAAGACAATTTATTATAAGGAACAGTAAGATTCAATCCATGTTTGATACGGGAGAAACCATTGGTGATGAATTATTACAAGAGGTACTTGGATCTCATTCCGATTCTAAAATGAAAACAATTGTTGCTACTATACAGAGAGAACAAAATAAAATCATTAGAAATGAAAAGGGAAAGTTTCTTATCGTTCAAGGAGCCGCAGGAAGCGGTAAAACATCAGCAGCCTTACAGCGTATTGCCTATTTAATGTATAAATACCGAGATACATTAGAGGCAGAAGACATTTTATTATTTTCACCTAATAAGATGTTTAATGACTATATTAAAAATGTATTACCAGAGCTTGGGGAAGAAAATATGCAACAAACGACATTTCAACAATATGTAAAGCAGTCTCTCGAACCTATTTATCAAGTAGAAGACCTTTTTGACCAAATGGAAGAAATGCTTACTGAAAAAAATGAACTTGATACTCGAAATCGAAGAATCATGACTACATATAAAACATCAACTAAATATATGGAACTACTAGAAAGATATATTTCATCTCTACATAGAGAGGGAATGATCTTTAAAAATCTCGAATTTAGAGGAAATTTCGTCTTTACAGCGAAAGAAATTTCTATTTATTTTTACGATTTGGATTCTTCTATTCCTATACCAAATCGTTTGAAGCTAGTTGTTGAACGATTGTTACGAAAACTGAAAGATATAGAAAAGGCAGAAAGAGAAAAGGAATGGGTAGACGAAGAGATCCAATTTCTTAGTAAAGATGAATACCAGTTTTATTATGAAAAACTAACAAAACAAAAGGAATTTTCAGAGTCTACATTCGATGATTATGAAAGAGAGAGTAAACTTCTGAGTCGTTATATTGTGAAAAAACACCTAAGTAAAATAAGAAAACAAATAAAGAAGTTAGCATTTGTTGATATTCATGCTATATATTTACGCTTATTCCAACCTGATAAATACTCTCTGGAATCTCATTCTATATCAAAAGAGCAGTGGGATCTATTTTGTAGCGAAACGGTAAAAAAAATTAAGAACTATAAAATGCCTTATGAAGATGCTACGCCATATTTGTTTTTAAAAGAAAAGATAGAAGGGTTTAAAGTAAATACAAAGGTTCGGTATGTTTTTCTTGATGAGGCACAGGATTATTCAGTTTTTCAGCTTCATTATATAATGCATGTATTTCCTCGCGCAAGGTTCACCATTTTGGGTGATTTTAATCAAGCGATTTATACTCATCATACTTATTTAGATCCAAGTGCTAGATCGTCATTATTTGAAAAGGAGCAAACAGAGAACATAGAATTACTGAGAAGTTATAGATCGACTAAAGAAATCGTTGAATTTACTAGTGCCATGATTGAAGGTGGAGAGCGAATTATCCCGTTTAATCGTCAAGGGCATAAGCCAGTCGTGAAAAAGTGTAAGAGCCATAATCAGCTTGCAGCTGAGATAATTGAAGTCGTAAATTCTTTTACAAGCTACAAAAGCATTGCTGTTATATGCAAATCATCCGAAGAATGTCTTCAAGCATATGAACTTTTGAAACATAAAACACCTGTTCATTTAATGACGAAAGAAAGTAATGAATTTCAGGAGGGTCTTCTGATTATTCCTGCCTATTTGGCCAAGGGAATTGAGTTTGATGCAGTGATGATCTATAATGCTAACGAAGATAACTATGGAGATTTATCGTTAAGAAAGCTTTTTTACACGGCTTGCACACGAGCCATGCATGAACTATATCTTTTCTATATAAATAAGATGACCCCGTTTATGACAAGTATTCCGGAAGATTATTATCAAAAAGAGTGTAACGGGTAA
- a CDS encoding NADPH-dependent oxidoreductase yields the protein MNEVIHTLTNHRSFRNYSKEQLQDHQLDAIIAAAQAAPSWIHGQQVTVIIVQDEARKLKLSKICGNQKHIIEAPTFLVFCADFYRAKLASEIEGVPFESIHDVDSLIVGATDVGIALSNAIAASESLGLSTVPIGGIRRNPLDAIDLLKLPTYVLPIVGLCIGYGQIDPGLNPRLPRGAFAHVEEYQKNQLPMIKEYNQSYKKYLTEQSDGKRDTTWTKRVAEFYKESHYNNQYQDVPKMLKQQGFSCDDLHSENKI from the coding sequence ATGAATGAAGTGATCCATACATTAACTAATCATCGCTCGTTTCGAAATTATAGTAAAGAGCAATTGCAAGATCATCAGCTCGATGCGATTATAGCCGCTGCTCAAGCTGCCCCGTCGTGGATTCATGGCCAGCAGGTAACCGTCATTATCGTTCAGGATGAAGCGCGAAAATTAAAACTGAGTAAAATTTGCGGCAACCAAAAGCATATTATTGAAGCACCTACTTTTCTTGTCTTCTGTGCAGATTTTTATAGAGCAAAGTTAGCAAGTGAAATAGAAGGTGTTCCATTCGAGTCCATTCATGATGTCGATTCATTAATAGTTGGAGCTACTGATGTAGGAATTGCACTTAGTAACGCTATTGCTGCCTCAGAATCATTAGGCTTATCTACAGTTCCAATTGGTGGAATTAGAAGGAACCCCCTAGATGCAATCGACTTATTAAAACTCCCTACCTATGTATTACCCATCGTTGGACTATGCATTGGATATGGTCAAATAGACCCTGGATTAAATCCTCGATTACCTAGAGGAGCATTTGCACATGTGGAGGAATATCAGAAGAATCAATTACCAATGATTAAAGAGTACAACCAATCCTATAAAAAATATCTTACTGAACAATCTGATGGTAAGCGAGATACTACTTGGACAAAAAGAGTAGCAGAATTTTACAAAGAATCTCACTATAACAATCAATATCAAGATGTACCCAAAATGCTTAAACAGCAAGGCTTCAGCTGTGATGATTTGCATTCAGAAAATAAAATCTAG
- a CDS encoding glycerophosphodiester phosphodiesterase yields the protein MRSNYLSRITTMILQLKKILTKRFSHFQDYVIIAHRGASGYTPENTFAAFDKAIELGADYLELDVQLAKDEEVVVIHDAKVDRTSNGKGHIHHFTLKELQKLEAGSWFHEDFYGERIPTLTQVLQRYGGKIGMLIEVKYPSLYPTIAEKLAKLLTEEMYHNQTIIVQSFDFQFLKQFHQHAPSIPLGLLVKYSIKGITNNQLKEWSSLVSYINPNKALVTKTLVKKIHYRNMKTFPYTARDRKGMEKLIHNRVDGIITDFPDLTKKDPSIESSP from the coding sequence ATGCGTAGTAACTATTTAAGCCGAATTACTACTATGATACTACAGCTTAAAAAAATATTAACTAAGCGATTTTCTCATTTTCAAGATTATGTGATTATTGCACACCGTGGGGCATCAGGCTATACACCTGAAAATACATTTGCTGCTTTTGATAAAGCGATAGAGCTTGGAGCGGATTACCTTGAATTAGATGTTCAATTAGCGAAAGATGAAGAGGTTGTTGTCATTCATGATGCAAAAGTAGATAGGACGAGTAATGGAAAAGGGCATATACATCATTTCACTTTGAAAGAGCTACAGAAGCTAGAAGCAGGTTCTTGGTTTCATGAAGATTTTTATGGTGAAAGGATACCCACATTAACTCAGGTATTGCAGAGGTATGGTGGGAAAATTGGTATGTTGATTGAGGTGAAATACCCTTCCCTCTATCCCACAATAGCTGAAAAGCTAGCTAAGCTTTTAACCGAAGAAATGTATCACAATCAAACAATTATCGTCCAATCATTTGATTTTCAATTTTTAAAACAATTTCATCAACATGCTCCATCGATTCCACTAGGGTTATTAGTAAAATATTCTATAAAAGGGATAACAAATAATCAATTAAAAGAATGGTCTTCGCTTGTTAGTTACATTAATCCGAACAAAGCGTTAGTAACAAAAACATTAGTTAAAAAAATTCACTACAGAAATATGAAAACCTTCCCTTATACGGCTAGAGATAGAAAAGGAATGGAAAAGTTAATACACAACAGAGTTGATGGAATTATAACGGATTTTCCAGACCTCACAAAAAAAGACCCATCAATTGAGTCTTCTCCATAA